One window from the genome of Artemia franciscana chromosome 12, ASM3288406v1, whole genome shotgun sequence encodes:
- the LOC136033735 gene encoding zinc finger protein 236-like → MEPTEEYQMMTSGVMPDEFSAVDLSEENDDNFPVFEAIAASEGFLFVDDGQFEFVDGQGQLNSLLIATSPTQNELPNKSMAVKKKLVIKKPDLLALRKRPKTSRSNADQRTLKALANDSATCLVCGTELESIEACDKHMLKVHAKEKCLKCPQCPVMYNNEKNMELHLILHSNSKHCPECLKVFKRTAGFKSHLIVHMVEDTVECSTCHEEFLYPFDRLVHERSKHGKESHGNNMEENPQPNQISRYGCVRCNESFSTQKALRDHLGTHSLVAKEALMRKPKPAKKGTKKNLVCKFCPKKFQRQSLLIRHERIHTGEKPFKCSECGKSFSQSNSLIFHMRLHSRVFPYKCDKCPSAFAQKVNLIIHINSVHLNCKTKPLICHVCKRAFKAQHSLVAHCTKEHPSHLRHLGAMGTGIMLGSVKGIENSVNMPGSLNMPVKNASNVQNADQFHNDAKRNNLQGDSTSVLLSETYASETLVNLKGKISDQISVNISIESDSVINSGVASQNKPIINQGENLDNVQVKGIDVVAKKSKILDETVVSVEWSPENKVNDPSTTRVHLDASDLNADVSRMLTLPHKDEIAILDRLMQEKETLPLRPVSKKLEIRTVIDTHTNKAHETGLLVEDGIKYSVCLKCNRRFKKVNDLVRHIRIHNKEKPFHCSYCNSSFSNNSALKEHEHIHQEPGYECNICGKKFSYKRLLRSHSLKHDNKSLPCSICKVSFPDKAEFCNHLSEHRAKANEMLENPIRIQDNSENGSISATIQTGTAHNVSLTTIDSTNLKLKDGGIFVCQQCGKFFLSKAELTEHITIHNSNEVYVCANDGCGERFGTKTALRKHMDKHNLRNYLCPYCQEMFKTYSGCRKHIMTHLGEVIEKGRPFESALSDNDDKLCLEAKYEVPIATYQKQTSTHDAIQCLSNDNNYRQDRVGVRVSDSTDQYEISTTYSFSKYNDTLDSGSNLSRHPSCGGGQLLKDCEYPNIDVRPINKVNAPSINYPGSQSENQEEMVDNLGSGLKRMDSPSLLRAFPLKKRLQLRNNKVKTEEEEEELIIVGSNKNNTNENNEAESLMLISSEQLLQISHSNPRDAMNNTTENEGYRIVFVCDNDQRDAQEHLYAPDNSLVVVQQNLEPVQVDKHIICIEDDELDETWSIAQTRKPSKMKSKQTKKISDSKRLKEGKEVSLERAFACSLCSLSFKTRAAATKHQDKMHAAKKCLLCFMDFLDSGEFKKHLQEQHKEGHEVFTCCELAFKDYQGFSQHFLTVHAAEEEPGPTVVTVEIPSIPQQEIASMSTQVQFSLPLSSEKKNICSVCNSSFKKLSDLERHAARHGIGKDYFCEICSRSFRHKSSYSKHMKNYVHRTPDIKCKHCGAAFYSYATFNAHTKDCSYPRKCSCGAEFSDFEDYSLHLAFHSIDSSQPLSHGMQGDSIFQERCLSHLESEHYQPLKAEKSLNQLETYSLETISEPGRSVPGEIASISDKDANTQPYKFQLGHHTASDYNAMPMNLSQYTVDVPVHQNRHGNEYTLRLLTDKENERQDNEMQPEFAIVSAPNGDESIMSQDCYVAVLPETHCDEVEDYTDMSIRPELIHSEGNLSTEVINNGFGPAENLPRP, encoded by the exons aaaaatatgGAGCTACATTTGATATTGCATTCGAATTCAAAACATTGCCCAGAATGTTTGAAAGTATTTAAGAGAACCGCAGGCTTTAAGTCACACCTTATAGTTCATATGGTTGAAGATACCGTTGAATGTTCTACTTGTCATGAAGAGTTCCTGTATCCT TTTGATAGACTGGTGCATGAGAGATCGAAACACGGCAAAGAGTCACATGGCAATAACATGGAAGAAAATCCTCAACCCAATCAGATATCTCGATATGGCTGTGTCAGATGCAATGAATCATTTTCCACTCAGAAGGCTTTGCGAGATCATCTTGGCACACATAGTTTG GTTGCAAAAGAAGCCCTGATGAGGAAACCCAAACCAGCTAAAAAAGGTACCAAAAAGAATCTGGtatgtaaattttgtcccaagaAGTTTCAACGACAAAGTTTATTGATACGCCATGAGCGCATTCATACGGGAGAAAAGCCATTTAAG TGCTCTGAATGTGGGAAGTCATTTAGTCAGTCAAATAGCTTGATATTTCATATGAGACTACATTCTAGAGTATTTCCTTACAAGTGTGATAAATGTCCTTCGGCATTTGCTCAGAAAG tTAATTTGATAATTCATATCAACAGTGTTCATCTAAATTGCAAGACTAAGCCCTTGATCTGTCATGTGTGTAAGCGTGCTTTCAAGGCTCAACATTCATTAGTTGCCCACTGCACTAAGGAACATCCTTCGCATTTG cggCATCTTGGAGCAATGGGAACAGGAATTATGTTGGGATCGGTAAAAGGTATTGAAAATTCGGTCAATATGCCTGGCTCTTTGAATATGCCAGTTAAGAATGCCAGCAACGTTCAAAACGCTGACCAGTTCCATAATGATGCAAAGAGAAACAACTTACAAGGCGATTCTACTTCCGTGCTTTTAAGTGAAACCTATGCAAGTGAAACATTggtaaatttaaaaggaaaaatctcGGATCAAATTAGTGTAAATATTTCTATTGAGAGTGATTCTGTAATTAATAGTGGGGTGGCTTCTCAAAATAAACCAATAATAAACCAAGGTGAGAATCTGGACAATGTTCAAGTCAAGGGAATTGATGTTGTTGCTAAGAAGTCCAAAATACTTGACGAAACTGTAGTTTCTGTTGAATGGTCACCAGAAAATAAGGTAAATGACCCATCTACCACACGAGTACATTTAGATGCTTCTGATCTCAATGCAGATGTCTCTAGAATGCTTACATTACCCCATAAAGATGAAATAGCTATATTAGACCGTTTAATGCAGGAAAAAGAGACGTTACCTTTGAGACCCGTGtcaaaaaaactggaaattcgGACAGTGATAGACACTCATACAAACAAAGCTCATGAAACAGGCCTCTTAGTTGAAGATGGGATCAAAtattctgtttgtttaaaatGTAACCGGCGATTCAAAAAAGTGAATGATTTAGTCCGACATATTCGAATACACAACAAAGAAAAGCCTTTTCATTGTAGTTATTGTAATTCTTCTTTTTCGAATAATAGTGCGTTAAAAGAGCACGAACATATCCACCAAGAGCCTGGTTATGAATGTAATATCTGCGGAAAGAAGTTTTCTTATAAGCGGCTTCTGCGGTCTCATAGTTTGAAACACGATAACAAAAGTCTTCCCTGCTCCATATGTAAGGTCTCTTTCCCAGATAAAGCCGAATTCTGTAATCATCTATCGGAGCATAGAGCCAAAGCCAATgagatgctagaaaatcccatAAGGATCCAAGATAATTCGGAAAATG gATCGATTTCAGCTACTATTCAGACTGGAACTGCGCATAATGTTTCCTTGACCACTATCGATTCTacaaatttgaaacttaaagaCGGTGGTATATTTGTATGCCAACAATGTGGCAAATTCTTCCTGTCGAAGGCTGAATTAACTGAGCATATTACGATTCATAACTCCAATGAGGTTTACGTGTGTGCTAACGACGGCTGTGGTGAAAGATTTGGAACCAAGACAGCTCTAAGGAAACATATGGACAAACATAATTTGAGAAACTACTTATGTCCTTACTGCCAAGAGATGTTTAAAACTTATTCTGGCTGCCGAAAGCACATAATGACTCATTTAGGTGAAGTGATTGAGAAAGGCAGGCCTTTTGAAAGTGCTCTCAGTGATAATGATGACAAACTTTGCTTGGAAGCTAAATATGAAGTGCCTATTGCCACATATCAGAAACAAACGTCCACACATGATGCAATACAATGTTTAAGTAATGATAACAACTACCGGCAGGATAGGGTAGGTGTTCGTGTCAGTGATAGTACTGATCAGTATGAGATAAGTACAACGTACAGTTTTAGCAAATACAATGACACCTTGGATTCGGGTAGTAATTTATCAAGACATCCTTCTTGTGGTGGTGGTCAACTTCTCAAGGATTGTGAATACCCTAACATTGATGTTCGACCTATTAATAAAGTAAATGCGCCGAGTATTAACTATCCTGGAAGTCAAAGTGAAAATCAAGAAGAAATGGTTGATAATCTCGGCTCTGGATTGAAAAGAATGGACTCGCCGAGTTTGCTCCGAGCTTTTCCCTTGAAAAAGCGACTTCAATTAAGAAACAATAAAGTTAaaactgaagaagaagaagaagaattgaTAATTGTTGGctcgaataaaaataatacaaatgaaaataacGAAGCCGAATCTTTAATGTTGATTTCCAGTGAACAGCTTCTTCAAATATCCCATTCAAACCCAAGGGATGCAATGAATAATACGACTGAAAACGAAGGATATAGAATTGTTTTTGTCTGTGATAATGATCAGCGTGATGCTCAAGAGCATCTATATGCTCCTGACAACAGCTTGGTTGTTGTACAGCAAAACTTAGAGCCTGTTCAAGTTGACAAGCATATAATATGCATTGAAGACGATGAGTTAGACGAAACATGGTCGATAGCTCAAACGAGAAAACCAAGTAAAATGAAATCAAAGCAGACTAAGAAAATCTCAGATAGTAAGAGATTGAAAGAgggtaaagaagtttctttGGAAAGGGCCTTTGCTTGCAGTTTGTGTTCATTGTCATTCAAGACACGTGCTGCAGCTACGAAACATCAAGATAAAATGCATGCGGCTAAGAAGTGTCTTTTATGTTTCATGGATTTCCTTGATtctg GTGAGTTCAAGAAACATTTGCAAGAGCAACATAAAGAAGGACATGAGGTTTTTACTTGTTGTGAACTAGCATTTAAGGACTACCAAGGCTTTTCTCAACACTTTTTAACAGTTCATGCTGCAGAAGAAGAACCGGGACCTACGGTTGTT actGTGGAAATACCATCCATCCCTCAGCAAGAAATTGCCTCTATGTCAACTCAGGTCCAATTTTCTCTACCGCTATCtagtgaaaagaaaaacatttgctCTGTTTGTAATTCCTCGTTTAAGAAATTGAGTGACCTTGAGCGTCATGCTGCGAGGCATGGCATTGgcaaagattatttttgtgaaatatgCAGTAGAAGTTTTCGTCATAAAAGCTCCTATTCAAAGCATATGAAGAATTATGTGCATAGAACGCCAGACATTAAGTGCAAACATTGTGGAGCTGCCTTTTACTCATATGCCACTTTCAATGCTCACACTAAAGACTGTTCGTATCCAAGAAAATGCAGTTGTGGTGCTGAATTTAGTGATTTTGAAGATTACTCCCTCCATTTAGCTTTTCACAGTATCGATTCTAGTCAACCTTTATCACATGGAATGCAAGGTGACTCTATATTTCAAGAGAGATGCTTGTCTCATTTAGAATCTGAACATTATCAGCCTCTTAAAGCTGAAAAGTCATTAAATCAACTGGAGACATATAGTTTGGAGACTATTTCAGAGCCTGGTAGGTCTGTTCCAGGTGAAATAGCTTCCATTTCAGATAAAGACGCAAATACACAACCGTACAAATTCCAGTTGGGTCATCATACAGCTAGTGATTACAATGCAATGCCTATGAATTTAAGCCAATACACAGTTGACGTACCAGTTCATCAAAACAGACATG GAAACGAATACACTCTGCGCCTTCTCACTGACAAGGAAAATGAAAGACAAGATAATGAAATGCAACCTGAATTTGCAATTGTTTCAGCACCAAACGGGGATGAATCAATAATGTCCCAAGATTGTTATGTTGCGGTGCTGCCTGAGACCCATTGTGATGAAGTTGAAGATTATACTGATATGTCAATTAGGCCTGAACTGATCCACTCTGAGGGCAACTTGTCAACTGAGGTTATCAACAATGGTTTTGGTCCCGCTGAAAATCTTCCTCGTCCTTAG